One Ignavibacterium album JCM 16511 genomic region harbors:
- a CDS encoding glycosyltransferase — MKILLLSNIEASHTLKWVNSLIKYDIDVYLFGLGENIPEGYHHKVNIINVKIQNSTKLQADGAFQKSIYLKSLPNILSLVKKIKPDIIHSHYASSYGLLGALTNFHPFFVSVWGNDVFDFPKKSSLHKWILKFVLKKADRIYSTSKVMANETKLYTSKEIGIIPFGVDTEVFKPITISKMFDEDTIVLGTVKSLSYKYGIEYLLEAFKIIKEKLPDKKIKLLLVGDGILKSSLQKKAEELKISNDVVFYGSVPHNKVPEIYNLIDIAVFPSVWESFGVSNLEAAACEKPQVASNVGGFPEIIDDGVTGFLVEPGNPKDIADKVIELINDKSLRIKMGRAARKKVVEEFNWNNNVEQMISEYQKVIKGRNR, encoded by the coding sequence TTGAAAATTCTTCTTCTATCAAATATCGAAGCTTCTCATACTTTAAAGTGGGTTAATAGTTTGATTAAGTATGATATTGATGTTTATCTATTTGGATTGGGCGAAAATATTCCGGAAGGTTATCATCATAAAGTAAATATTATAAATGTAAAAATTCAAAATTCAACCAAGTTACAAGCTGATGGAGCTTTTCAGAAGAGTATTTATTTAAAATCATTACCAAACATACTCTCTCTTGTTAAGAAAATTAAACCTGATATTATTCATTCTCATTATGCTTCGAGCTATGGATTATTAGGAGCTTTAACGAATTTTCATCCTTTTTTCGTATCGGTTTGGGGAAATGATGTTTTCGATTTTCCTAAAAAATCATCATTGCATAAATGGATACTTAAATTTGTTCTTAAAAAAGCTGATAGAATTTACTCTACCAGCAAAGTGATGGCAAATGAAACTAAACTTTACACTTCGAAAGAGATTGGAATTATTCCATTTGGAGTAGATACTGAAGTATTTAAACCAATCACAATTAGCAAAATGTTTGATGAAGATACAATAGTTCTCGGAACAGTTAAATCTTTATCTTATAAATATGGAATTGAATACCTTTTAGAAGCTTTTAAAATCATTAAAGAAAAATTGCCTGATAAAAAAATCAAATTACTGTTGGTTGGTGATGGAATATTAAAAAGTTCACTTCAAAAAAAAGCTGAAGAGCTAAAGATAAGTAATGATGTTGTTTTCTATGGTTCAGTACCACACAATAAGGTACCTGAAATTTATAATCTTATTGATATTGCTGTTTTCCCATCTGTATGGGAAAGCTTTGGTGTTTCAAATCTTGAAGCGGCAGCTTGTGAAAAACCTCAGGTAGCTTCTAATGTTGGTGGATTTCCTGAAATAATTGATGATGGTGTTACAGGTTTTTTAGTTGAGCCCGGAAATCCAAAAGATATTGCTGATAAAGTAATTGAATTAATAAATGATAAATCGTTAAGAATTAAAATGGGTAGAGCGGCGAGAAAAAAAGTAGTTGAAGAATTCAATTGGAATAATAATGTTGAACAAATGATTTCCGAATATCAAAAAGTTATCAAGGGAAGAAACAGATAA
- a CDS encoding O-antigen ligase family protein — translation MLLIFLVWISLLPEFQILLIPITILTLYFIFLKPDHYLLFILLMYLVVVGEINPILRVFVHLLGSASLLIFLFLHKEIVGNIYSTIDKRIKKFLLYFFSIVLLSAIFSQIPLKGIEIIFKELYFFFIVFSFYVYLYLKKNTFQIIIVLMISGLIMSLSSIFNLKDTNLIDLLMKGSASFRTGGLLSNVNALSGYIVVVFPLFIFYFFIKNSKIIKILVLLGLTVLMLGVLATISRSAGLSIIIGLLFFTYIINKRAALWILLSVLIVVLLLLILPTSEMILSALRIEQGFSQRDLLWKLSIDMFKDNWFLGVGPGLWGLQMFNYSPVLQDSFIGYLFYDVNVITGGFNNSHNYYLVFMSDLGIFGLFLSLYLPFTFFSIAKENLKLSKLYSNESYLLNLALTTVGVSIFIRAFFEGISIITFGWVAIDLPFWVVFAILIYNNQFLKKSKEFILS, via the coding sequence TTGCTTCTAATATTTTTAGTATGGATAAGTTTACTGCCTGAATTTCAAATATTACTGATTCCGATTACAATTCTTACTTTATATTTTATTTTTCTAAAACCAGATCATTACTTACTTTTCATTTTATTGATGTATCTGGTTGTAGTAGGTGAGATAAACCCAATATTAAGAGTTTTTGTTCATTTGCTTGGCTCTGCTTCGCTTTTAATTTTTTTATTTCTGCACAAAGAAATAGTTGGAAATATTTATTCTACAATTGATAAAAGAATAAAAAAATTTTTACTGTATTTTTTTTCGATAGTTTTACTTTCAGCAATATTTTCTCAGATTCCTCTGAAGGGAATTGAAATCATATTCAAAGAGCTTTATTTCTTTTTTATTGTATTCTCCTTTTACGTTTATCTTTATTTGAAGAAAAATACTTTTCAGATAATCATAGTACTTATGATATCTGGGTTAATAATGAGTCTATCTAGTATTTTTAATTTAAAGGATACTAATCTAATTGATCTGCTAATGAAGGGTTCTGCATCATTCCGCACAGGAGGTTTATTAAGTAATGTTAATGCACTATCTGGTTATATAGTTGTTGTTTTCCCTTTATTTATTTTTTATTTCTTCATTAAAAATTCTAAAATCATAAAAATTTTAGTCTTATTAGGATTAACTGTTCTGATGCTTGGAGTTTTGGCTACAATATCAAGATCAGCTGGGCTTTCTATTATTATTGGATTATTATTTTTTACATACATTATTAACAAAAGAGCAGCTTTGTGGATTTTACTCTCAGTTCTTATTGTAGTATTACTTTTGTTGATATTACCGACATCTGAAATGATTCTCTCTGCTTTAAGAATAGAACAGGGATTTAGTCAGCGGGATTTATTATGGAAATTGTCGATCGATATGTTTAAGGATAATTGGTTTTTGGGAGTTGGTCCCGGATTATGGGGACTTCAAATGTTCAATTATTCACCAGTTCTTCAGGATAGTTTTATTGGTTACCTCTTCTATGATGTAAATGTTATTACCGGTGGCTTTAATAATTCACATAATTATTATCTGGTTTTTATGAGTGATTTAGGAATCTTTGGTTTATTTTTATCACTTTATTTACCTTTTACATTTTTTTCAATTGCGAAAGAGAATTTAAAACTTTCAAAACTTTATAGTAATGAATCATACTTATTAAACCTTGCACTAACAACAGTTGGTGTTAGTATTTTTATAAGAGCATTCTTTGAAGGTATTAGTATAATTACTTTCGGCTGGGTTGCTATTGACTTGCCATTTTGGGTTGTTTTTGCAATACTTATTTATAATAATCAATTCCTAAAAAAATCTAAAGAGTTTATTCTGTCTTGA